DNA sequence from the Anguilla anguilla isolate fAngAng1 chromosome 4, fAngAng1.pri, whole genome shotgun sequence genome:
ctatacaaatacaatataaacatacatacacacataaacacaagtaCACAGTTAGCGCCAACGGAGGTAAAACCTCCGCCTTGAGGGGAGCAAATTAAACTcccccaaaaaatttttttactaaGCATCGTATAGCGGAAAAACATGGTGAGCTGCTGGTTTTGTGCAAGGTGCATGAAGCACTAAAGTCACACCACACTGAAGAAAGACATGGGTGTTCAGATGAAACGAACGATTAGCATTAACCGCTgcccggggtgggggcggaAGACCCTGCTGCCGATGAGACCGCTACAGGAAGGGCCTCTGCAAAAGCCCACCAGTCTCTACTCAGCACATGCAACAGGCTGTAGCAGGGGCCAGAATCTCCATCTGTGTGGCTGAAACAGACATAACcagaaaacacagcacaccagGTTCCCACCAAGAGAATTAGGACGATTAGCTTGCCCTGCTCCCTTGCACAGACAACATGTCAAgctctttgtttgttttatttttattaattcacaCAGAATAAACAGCTAAAACAAgcagtgaaatgtaaataataaagcaagattataaaatggaatgtgtgagtgagacaagGAGCACATAATAACCCACaccataaatatatttcagtcagAACATCTCACACAGTTAGATTGAACATTTCAATGAATATGTAAGagcatttttttggttttgcactgaatggatctgcttcaggtacTACAATGCACACACCAGCGCCCACTACCCTATCAAAccctactaaacaggaggaataccatccatccatccacccatccattatcgATATCCGCTAAgcatcctgggcagggtcgtgggggttggttttttgtttatcacactgTTCTCAAAACTCtagaggctgcagtgtgtgagggtggCAGCTGTTCcttgagatgctggaaccaccacgtctgTCACCAGCAATCAcaccacgttcaaagtcacacAGATCATACAAAAATCAGCCCAAGCTTAATGGCCAAACAAAAACTACACCTCTTCACCACGTCCACATGCTTTACACATTGTCTTGCAGCCAAATTATTTGTTTGAAGGAGCAGGTTATTGATGCAGGTACTGTATACTTAATAAAGCTGCCCCCGAGTATAAATAAAGTAAGCTggtgtgtgaaattaaaatgggcGTCTCATGCGTCTCTGAATTCATAGAAAAGCTGATGGACTGCTTAACAACTCTGAAATCACTTTCCAATGCTGGAGATTCAGCAATATGATAAAGGAGTGGTTTTGTTTAAGAAATGTCAGCAGTTATACTGATAAAAAATGTCACATGTTGTCAGTTTCCTGTCCAGCCTCAATAAAAGCACAGCAGTGAACGGCTGATAATTGCGCGCAGCAGCGATCTTCGGTCCAAAGCGTTTGAGATCCTCCCTGACGCCATGTCTGCACCTCTCCTGACTCCCCTGGTAGTGGGTCTCCTGATTGCCTTGGGCCAAGCAGGTAAGTCCCAGCACTACAGAATGTGTATCTGTATGCCACTAGATCATACAgatgccccctctctctctgtctctctctctttctctccctctctctctctcactctctttctctctctctctctctctctctctctctctctctctccctccctccctgcttgGGCCTGCTCACACAGCAGGTCCTAACCTGTGTTCTGGGATGTGAAGGAGCTCCAGCAGACCCCCCCGACTCACTTGTTCAGTATCTTTTAGACAGTGATGACTCTATTGTGTTCGATATCACAATGCCTGCTTATGCGcaaaatatgtatgtgtacctaattcacatttctttgtttcactTGAGAACTTGTGGTCCTAATATccagaccgtgtgtgtgtgtgtgagttttatttttcaggattATACCTTGTCATACCAAGTTgttctgctttcattttcttcctttgtgtaacttttaaatttatATCGACGAGCGGCAATAGCAAGTGTGGGGAAGTGTAAACACACTTTCTCTGACTAAAATTTCCTTGTGTCCCAGCCCAACAGGACTCAGGCATTGTGAATGGCAGGGAGGCTCAGCCACACTCCAGGCCTTACATGGTCTCTGTGCAGGAAAGGAACAAGCACATCTGTGGAGGTTTCCTGGTGTCCAGGTCCTTTGTAATGACGGCAGCGCATTGCTGGACAAAGTAAGATCTCCCAACTGAGCTGGATTGATATGGCAGGTATGCCGtcccgccaagttatgccttggcaggGCTGCATGCCTCATACCtgtacagcaccgagagtttaaTAATTTTCAGGCCTCCCAacagaaataactacaatgaccacagacactgcgcccttgaaaacattaatttctgtgccttctgacctcatgttaACAGACAggattcacaaacaacttcacatgacCACACAACAAAGCCTAGAAAGAAtacgtctccccattggacgTTTAGGTACATCAGCCGATAAAAACGTCAGATAAATGtgcaaaccttttttaaaaagctttgcaGCCTTGGTGTCTTCTACACTAGTAGCTCACTGGGTAGCGTGTTTTCCTGTGGGACCTTTAGACGAGTAACAGGCTCGGGTTCAAATCCCTCCCTTGGACTCAGGCAAATCACGAACTCATTACAGTGGCTTGGTTACTAACtaaaaattgcattaaaaactTTAACtaatttctgaaatccaaataatatACACCCACGCTTATTGATGGTATTGGTATTGATCTGTGTACAGATTTGCAGAACAAATTAGTGTGGTACTGATGCATTTGATAAAGGATACATGTGtgataatttttatttatttatttaaccttcattTACCCATGggaggttcactgagcacggatgctcttttgcaggaacgccctgcttcacactcatacactttcacacctgggagctgcccagtacaaccacaatcctctattgttggccactgagcagctccactggagggagagaacaaggTTAAGTTAACACCATGCTGCTTCTTTGACAAAACAGAGACGGAATGACAGTTCTGCTTGGGGCCCATGACATTTCTGAGAAACGAAAGTCAATCAGGGCTGAAGTAGCAGGGTACCGCATCCACCCTGGGTACAATGATTACACACTGGAGAACGACATCATGCTGCTGAAGGTATGGAAAATACGAGTGACTCAAACTGCAAATACGCCCACCATGATTGCAGACTGGGCCATACGGCCAATTATGACACGCTGACTCCACTGGAGTAGGCAGAACAGGCCTGTTCTTGAGAGTTATGATGTTGGCCCGGGTTCATTAAGTTACTTATGAATCCCTTCCCCCAGGTACACTCACACATAGTTGCCACACCAATTTGTCAATGGCTGCTTATATCAGCTAAAAAAAGTGGGCCAACAATCCGAGTCTTTAGACGCAAACTCGTGAGCTTTTGGCTTGATCTGGCTTTAATGCGTGTGGCTCCATTTGATGTAGAGCTCTGACTTGTGTGCCGGGCAaggactctgattggctctgttcCTGGAGCAGCTCAAGACTGTAGTTCAGAAGACAAAAGAAGTGAAGTGGATCTCCCTGCCTGAGAAAGACGAAGACATACAGCCCAATAAGCTCTGCAGTGTGGCAGGATGGGGGGCCATCAAATCGAATGGGGCCACAAGCCCACGCCTACAGGAAGTCGATGTGAGCGTCGTGGACCGAGCAGAGTGCCAAGAAAGGTGGGGGAATAAACCGATCACACCCAGGATGATGTGTGCAGGGGGAAGTGCCGACAAAAGAGGATTCTGCCAggtatgttttgtcatttttcaatttttcattaaataaatattcatgcatTAGATTTACCCTCTTTATCTGTGTTGTTAGAAATAGTACATATACGTgccttaaagaataaaaattccATGTTTGTACTGTCATTATTGTGCTATACTGAATAAAAAAGGTAGCAAAAACGTTTTaactgatgaaaataaaaactgaggtgaatcaataggctcttAATTAGGTTGTTATGTTTAAGGTATTTCATCATTTGTTCCCttaaatttatttatctattttatttcacctttatttcaccgggcaagtcattaagaacaatttcttatttacaatggtgGCCTGGCAAGCTacaaaagccacttaagggaaggggaggtgggctagAAGATAAAAGTGTGTTAAAAGCACAACATAcatcaataataacaaactaaacatCAATCGAACATGGGAAGAATAGTCATTTGTATGAGGGTGAGTTTGGCAGAAGAGGTAAAAGTGAATCGATTTCTATCAGGGAACCTGAGTGTAGCCTTGACCTTAGCGATGTGGTGGGAGAAGGATAGCGTGCTGTCTAGTCAGATGCCCAAGTACTTATAGACTGTGACCTGATCCAGGGTAGCTCCCTCACTGGTGGTGATGTTGAGGGCTGGAGGGGGTGTGGCACCCTTCCGGCAGAACCACATAACCTTAGTCTTGGAGGTGTTAAGAGACAGTTTGAGGTGGGTAAAAGCCTGTTGGACTTGGAGGAAGCTATCCTGGAGTGTGTTTAGTACAGTGTCGGGAGAAGGACCAGTAGCTAAGAATTATGTCATCAGCATAtaggtgaatgagtgagttaCCAGCAGCTTGAGGGATGTTATTGATGTATATGGAGAACAGTGTGGGAGCAAATATGGAGCCTTGGGGGACACCCCTGGTAActgggagagggtgagagagaaggtTTTCATACCTCACGCATTGCACCCggtgagagagatagtgagagaacCAAGCCAGTGAGTGATTAGTGACCCCAGTGCTGCTCAGTCTATTTATAAGAATGGTATGATGAACCGTATCGAAAGCTTTGGCAAGGTCAATGAATATTGCAGCACAGTGTTGTTTGACATCTAATGCAGATGTAATACCATTTAGAACCTTTAGAGTAGCTGTAACACAACCATACCCAGAACGAAAACCAGACTGCACCCCAGACAGTATACCATTCACATCCAGATAGTCAGTTAGCTGTTTGTTAACAAGTTTTTCGAATACCTTGGAAACACAAGGCAAGATAGAAATGGGCCTGTAACTGTTTGGATCAGCTCGATCACTGCCTTTAAACAGAGGAAGCGCAGTCTCTTGTTTTCAACCAGCTGGTATTTCGGCCGTATGGAGGGAGACGTTAAGGAGCTCTGTTATGTGAGCTGCAATGATGGGGGCCGCAAAAAGAGTGCAGGTTTGGCTTTTGATCATTCGCATGAATTCTACAatatggtttgtttttgtgaccATGTGCAACACTTTATCCAATTAAGAGCATAGTGATTGACCTCAGTCTTAAGGAGAAATCTGTCTAATCAGTCTACTCTAAGAAGTAGCCTGCTACCATTGTTTGCAAATATAAAGAACAGATATGCAGTGAGGTTTGCTGGAATAATGAGTCGTAATCTTGGAGTgttttcccacaattccttaaATCCTGAAATCTGTTTCTTGCAGCGAGACTCAGGGGGTCCCCTGGTGTGCAGTGGACTAGCAGTGGGAATCGTTTCCTTCAACTATAATTATAATTGCACCTACCCAAATCTGCCCAACGTTTATACTCAGATCTCAAAGTTCTTGCCCTGGATTGAGAAGTACATCAACAACACTTCTTTGTCTTTCTTGAAACGTTAATGGCCTCACTCTTGTGTAGACAAATACCTCCCTGGTAGCTGGATGGTGAAAATGCCCAGGGACACAAGCAGATGGAATCCCAGGTATCTTATAATGTGCTTCACCATGCGCTTATCTTTACAGCTAACATTAAGCTAATTCCATTTCAAATATCGATACTGCATGTTTAGATGTGATCCACTGAGTTTTGTTTATTAGTCAATTCTGCATTTCCCCCATGCAGACGCTGTGGTTCTGGCATTACATTagcttcattaaaatgcatgcaaatatgaTTTACTGTGTTGTTGTGTATGTTCTGTTCTCCTTTAATCCGTACTTACATGTCACTTATTTATGGAAACATTCAGAGAATTCACAGCATTAAAGAATATCATACATGTGGTGAGAAAATTGAACACACGGCTCTTGATGTGGTGAGGGTTTTGATGCGAAGAAAAGTCGTCAAAGCGAACAGCTCTGCATTGTGGTCCACTGCACGAAATCATGTGATCAAAGTGTTACGTATTATGGACTAGCTTGGAATGGGAAGATTTCAGTGTGAATTTCAGCAATCTTCATTTTGGGCATTCTATTCTATCACagaaccaccaccaccccccttctATTTTGTGTAAGTGCCATTGACAGTACATAGTACTATAATAGGGTCAATTACTCATTCTGTAACATATTTAGTCATCACAGTTCCGACATCACAGTCATTTCGTCCTGGTGTGTGTCTTGCAGGGAAGACGTAGCCCACTCCTACCACAGGCTAACGGTATAACCCAGCTGATTATAACCAGTTATTTGACACATGTGACAAGGTCAGGCACACCTAGTTGAGTCAGTCCCTGGGTACTACCAGGGCGGAACAATCTCTCCCC
Encoded proteins:
- the LOC118226601 gene encoding mast cell protease 1A-like, translated to MSAPLLTPLVVGLLIALGQAAQQDSGIVNGREAQPHSRPYMVSVQERNKHICGGFLVSRSFVMTAAHCWTKDGMTVLLGAHDISEKRKSIRAEVAGYRIHPGYNDYTLENDIMLLKLKTVVQKTKEVKWISLPEKDEDIQPNKLCSVAGWGAIKSNGATSPRLQEVDVSVVDRAECQERWGNKPITPRMMCAGGSADKRGFCQRDSGGPLVCSGLAVGIVSFNYNYNCTYPNLPNVYTQISKFLPWIEKYINNTSLSFLKR